One segment of Nostoc flagelliforme CCNUN1 DNA contains the following:
- a CDS encoding peptidoglycan D,D-transpeptidase FtsI family protein has translation MQKSPSRTKFTKFRNPASKRRQKGSKGGLLGTFASNIQDKTSSTKSRMFIVWGILMAAGFGLGVKLYNLQIVKGPKLTEQARNQQMVNLRPFMPRRPVVDRNSNLLAIDRPVYTLYAHPKLFDKSNEEMAGRLAPILAKDTAELVKTFQGKRSGIILAPALPEETIDRISSLRLNGLEWAEKYSRYYPPDDLVSDVVGYVNLDRRGQAGVEYSQEKLLERPVQTVRLSRSGNGALMPDHAPEGFLHFDDLRLQLTIDSRLQRIARVALKQQMEKFDAKRGAVIVMDALDGSLLALVSQPTYNPNEYAKANISLFKNWTVADLYEPGSTFKPLNVAIALENGVIKPDDMFNDSGSIRVANYTIKNAMNNGNGRISIAQILQYSSNIGMVQMIQRLKPSIYYNWLERLGLGQKVDTDLPFEVGGRLKSQEEFIASPIEPATTSFGQGFSMTPLQLVQMHGALANGGKLVTPHVVRGLIDSKGQTHDSPTRTIPRQIFSAATTKKVVEMMETVVNEGSGKASQIPGYRIAGKTGTAQKASPNGGYIKGARMTSFVAILPVESPRYVVFALVDEPKGESAYGSTVAAPIVKSVIEALIPLQQIPPSKAIEEQKEVR, from the coding sequence ATGCAAAAATCACCAAGCAGAACAAAATTCACAAAGTTTCGGAATCCTGCATCTAAAAGGCGACAGAAGGGTTCTAAAGGAGGATTGTTGGGGACATTTGCCTCTAATATCCAAGACAAAACATCCAGCACCAAGTCTCGAATGTTCATCGTATGGGGCATATTAATGGCAGCAGGATTTGGGTTGGGTGTCAAATTGTATAACCTACAAATTGTCAAGGGGCCAAAGTTAACAGAGCAGGCGCGAAACCAGCAAATGGTGAATTTGCGACCTTTTATGCCCCGTCGCCCGGTGGTAGATCGCAATAGTAATCTGTTGGCGATTGACCGTCCTGTATATACTTTGTACGCTCATCCCAAGCTGTTTGATAAGTCTAATGAAGAGATGGCAGGGCGACTTGCCCCAATATTGGCAAAAGATACTGCTGAATTGGTAAAAACTTTTCAAGGCAAAAGAAGCGGAATTATACTTGCCCCAGCCCTCCCGGAGGAAACTATCGATCGCATCAGCTCTTTGCGCTTAAATGGCCTGGAGTGGGCTGAAAAATACTCCCGATATTATCCGCCAGACGATTTGGTTTCTGACGTGGTGGGCTACGTGAATCTTGACCGTCGTGGTCAAGCAGGTGTGGAATACTCTCAAGAGAAGTTGCTAGAACGTCCTGTGCAAACGGTGCGGCTCAGTCGGTCGGGTAATGGGGCCTTGATGCCGGATCATGCCCCTGAAGGTTTTTTGCATTTTGATGATTTACGACTACAACTCACTATTGATAGCCGTCTGCAACGAATTGCCCGCGTCGCGCTCAAACAACAGATGGAGAAGTTTGACGCCAAACGTGGGGCGGTAATTGTGATGGATGCGTTGGATGGTTCCTTACTCGCCCTGGTTTCTCAGCCTACTTATAACCCTAATGAATACGCTAAAGCTAATATCTCGCTATTTAAAAACTGGACGGTGGCGGATCTTTATGAACCAGGATCGACTTTTAAACCTTTGAATGTAGCGATCGCTCTGGAAAATGGCGTCATCAAACCAGATGATATGTTTAATGACTCCGGTTCTATTCGAGTAGCTAATTACACCATCAAAAATGCGATGAATAATGGGAATGGGCGAATCAGCATCGCTCAGATTTTGCAATATTCCAGCAACATTGGCATGGTGCAAATGATCCAACGCTTAAAGCCTTCAATCTATTACAACTGGCTAGAACGCTTAGGGCTAGGACAAAAAGTTGATACAGATTTACCTTTTGAAGTTGGCGGCCGGCTCAAAAGTCAAGAAGAATTTATCGCTTCGCCAATTGAACCAGCTACTACTTCCTTTGGGCAAGGCTTTTCTATGACACCGTTACAGCTAGTGCAAATGCACGGTGCTTTAGCCAATGGCGGTAAGTTAGTTACACCCCATGTAGTTCGAGGGCTGATTGATAGCAAAGGGCAAACGCATGATTCACCCACTCGCACCATCCCCCGCCAAATTTTCTCAGCCGCAACAACCAAAAAGGTTGTAGAAATGATGGAAACTGTTGTTAATGAAGGTAGCGGCAAGGCGTCACAAATTCCGGGATATCGCATTGCTGGTAAAACTGGTACAGCCCAAAAAGCTAGTCCTAATGGCGGATATATCAAGGGTGCTAGAATGACCAGCTTCGTGGCTATTTTGCCAGTGGAATCTCCTCGGTATGTAGTGTTCGCACTGGTGGATGAACCAAAAGGAGAAAGTGCTTATGGTTCTACTGTCGCCGCCCCAATTGTGAAGTCGGTAATCGAAGCACTGATTCCTCTTCAGCAGATTCCGCCAAGTAAGGCGATCGAGGAACAGAAGGAAGTGCGGTAG
- the glgB gene encoding 1,4-alpha-glucan branching enzyme — MSMTTIAPEQVNSIVWNQHNDPFEILGSHPIEQDGKTVWAVRAYLPNASAAWVVLPEQRKEYPMQTVHHPHFFECTIDTPELANYQLRIKEGEHERVTYDPYAFRSPNLTDFDLHLFSEGNHHRIYEKLGAHPTVIGGVKGVYFAVWAPNARNVSLLGDFNLWDGRKHQMRKGPTGVWELFIPEIGVGEHYKYEIKNFEGHIYEKSDPYGFQQEPRPKTASIVTDLDSYSWDDESWMEKRRHTDPLTQPVSVYEVHLGSWLHASSAEPAKLPNGETEPVVIVSELKPGARFLTYRELADRLIPYVKELGYTHLELLPIAEHPFDGSWGYQVTGYYAPTSRFGTPEDFMYFVDKCHQNDIGVIVDWVPGHFPKDGHGLAFFDGSHLYEHADPRKGEHKEWGTLVFNYGRHEVSNFLAANALFWFDKYHIDGIRVDAVASMLYNDYCREPGEWLPNQYGGRENLEAADFLRQVNHTIFSYFPGILSIAEESTSWPMVSWPTYTGGLGFNLKWNMGWMHDMLDYFSMDPWFRQFHQNNITFSMWYNHSENFMLALSHDEVVHGKSNIIGKMPGDTWQKLANIRCLFSYMFAHPGKKTMFMSMEFGQWSEWNAWADLEWHLLQHEAHQQLKTFFRELNHLYRSEPVLYTQDFAEPGFEWIDCSDNRHSVVSFIRRDKDSDDFAIVVCNFTPQPHSHYRIGVPQKGFYTELFNSDARQYGGSNMGNLGGKWTDDWSLHSRPYSLDLCLPPLGVLILKLDKQKTAEVLQ, encoded by the coding sequence ATGTCCATGACCACGATCGCCCCTGAACAGGTTAACAGCATCGTTTGGAATCAGCATAACGATCCGTTTGAAATATTAGGTTCTCATCCCATAGAACAAGACGGCAAAACTGTCTGGGCTGTGCGGGCCTACCTACCAAATGCAAGTGCAGCATGGGTAGTTCTTCCTGAACAACGGAAGGAATACCCAATGCAAACAGTGCATCATCCCCACTTTTTTGAATGCACGATTGACACTCCAGAACTGGCAAACTACCAGTTACGGATTAAAGAAGGGGAACATGAGCGAGTCACTTATGACCCTTACGCGTTCCGTTCTCCCAACTTGACAGACTTTGATTTGCATTTGTTTAGTGAAGGCAATCATCACCGGATATACGAAAAATTGGGAGCGCACCCCACGGTAATAGGCGGCGTTAAAGGCGTTTATTTTGCAGTTTGGGCACCTAACGCTCGCAACGTTTCATTGTTAGGAGACTTCAACCTCTGGGATGGGCGTAAACACCAGATGCGTAAAGGCCCCACCGGGGTTTGGGAATTGTTTATACCTGAAATCGGTGTGGGAGAGCATTACAAATATGAAATCAAAAATTTTGAAGGACACATTTACGAAAAATCTGATCCCTACGGTTTCCAGCAGGAACCTCGCCCGAAAACCGCATCCATTGTCACTGATTTAGATTCTTACAGTTGGGATGACGAAAGCTGGATGGAAAAGCGGCGTCACACTGACCCCCTCACCCAGCCCGTCTCAGTCTACGAAGTACATTTAGGCTCTTGGTTACACGCTTCGAGTGCCGAACCTGCTAAACTACCAAATGGTGAAACTGAGCCTGTAGTTATCGTTTCCGAACTGAAGCCGGGCGCACGCTTCCTTACCTACCGGGAACTAGCTGACCGACTCATTCCTTATGTCAAAGAATTAGGATACACCCATCTAGAATTGCTGCCCATTGCGGAGCATCCCTTTGATGGTTCTTGGGGTTATCAAGTAACTGGGTACTATGCCCCCACATCTCGTTTTGGCACCCCCGAAGATTTCATGTATTTTGTTGACAAATGTCACCAAAATGATATAGGGGTAATTGTGGATTGGGTTCCTGGTCACTTCCCCAAAGATGGGCATGGTTTAGCTTTCTTTGATGGTAGCCACCTGTACGAACACGCTGACCCCCGCAAAGGCGAACACAAAGAATGGGGTACTTTGGTGTTCAACTACGGTCGCCATGAAGTTAGTAATTTTCTAGCAGCAAATGCTCTCTTCTGGTTTGACAAGTACCACATTGACGGGATTCGTGTTGATGCTGTTGCCTCGATGCTCTATAACGACTATTGCCGCGAACCAGGAGAATGGCTGCCCAATCAGTACGGCGGCAGAGAAAACTTAGAAGCAGCAGATTTTCTGCGTCAGGTAAATCACACCATCTTTAGCTATTTCCCCGGTATTCTTTCAATTGCTGAAGAATCCACTTCTTGGCCAATGGTATCTTGGCCCACCTATACAGGTGGACTAGGCTTTAACTTGAAGTGGAATATGGGCTGGATGCACGATATGCTGGATTACTTCAGCATGGACCCTTGGTTCCGCCAGTTCCACCAAAACAACATCACCTTTAGTATGTGGTATAACCACAGCGAGAACTTCATGCTGGCTCTGTCCCATGATGAAGTGGTGCATGGCAAGAGCAATATTATCGGCAAAATGCCGGGGGATACATGGCAGAAGTTAGCTAATATCCGTTGTTTATTTAGCTATATGTTTGCTCACCCAGGTAAGAAAACCATGTTTATGAGCATGGAGTTTGGGCAGTGGAGTGAGTGGAATGCCTGGGCTGATTTGGAGTGGCACTTATTACAGCATGAAGCGCACCAACAGTTAAAAACGTTTTTCCGGGAATTGAACCATCTCTACCGTTCTGAGCCAGTTCTGTATACTCAGGATTTTGCTGAACCTGGGTTTGAGTGGATTGACTGTAGCGATAACCGCCATAGTGTAGTTTCCTTCATTCGTCGCGACAAGGATTCTGATGATTTTGCGATCGTGGTTTGCAATTTTACACCGCAACCCCATTCTCACTACCGCATCGGTGTACCGCAAAAGGGATTTTATACAGAGTTGTTCAATAGCGATGCTCGTCAGTATGGCGGCAGCAATATGGGCAACTTAGGCGGTAAGTGGACGGATGATTGGTCTTTGCACAGTCGTCCCTATTCGCTGGATTTGTGTTTACCACCTTTGGGTGTGTTAATTCTCAAGTTGGATAAGCAGAAGACTGCTGAGGTATTGCAATAA
- a CDS encoding protein kinase domain-containing protein: MICCLNSSCHNPPCSDEIKFCANCGIPLIILRHYRPIQVLGSGGFGKTYLAEDVEKFNEICVIKQFAPQVQGTGALHKATELFQQEARRLQQLGEHPQIPTLFAYFEEDKRLYLVQQYVKGQNLLEELQHQGIFSEFKIRELLLDLLNILQSVHQHKVIHRDIKPQNIIRRKSPQPPKGDLVLIDFGASKKLSETVVAQQGTTIGSFGYAPLEQMQAGEAYSASDLYSLGATCFHLLTTIPPWELWKKQGYGWIDNWRQHLRQPLSEELAAILDKLLQTDYRERYQSAEAVLQD, translated from the coding sequence ATGATATGTTGCCTCAACTCCTCTTGCCACAATCCTCCCTGTTCTGATGAGATAAAGTTTTGCGCTAATTGCGGAATTCCCCTGATAATATTGCGACACTATCGCCCTATCCAAGTATTAGGTAGCGGGGGATTTGGTAAAACTTATTTGGCTGAAGACGTTGAAAAGTTCAATGAAATATGCGTCATCAAACAATTTGCACCGCAGGTACAGGGAACTGGCGCACTTCACAAGGCAACAGAATTATTTCAGCAAGAAGCAAGGCGACTGCAACAGTTAGGAGAACATCCCCAAATTCCAACGCTGTTTGCATATTTTGAGGAAGATAAGCGTTTGTATTTGGTGCAGCAGTATGTAAAAGGGCAGAATTTATTAGAAGAATTACAACATCAGGGAATCTTTAGTGAGTTCAAAATTCGAGAATTATTGCTCGATTTATTAAATATTCTTCAATCGGTTCATCAACACAAAGTCATTCACCGAGATATTAAGCCACAGAATATTATTCGTCGCAAATCCCCCCAACCGCCAAAAGGAGATTTGGTACTCATCGATTTTGGTGCGTCTAAAAAGTTGAGTGAGACAGTGGTTGCTCAACAAGGAACAACTATCGGCTCTTTTGGCTATGCACCTTTAGAACAAATGCAGGCTGGTGAAGCATATTCAGCTAGTGATTTATACAGTTTAGGTGCAACTTGCTTTCATCTGCTTACTACTATTCCCCCTTGGGAATTATGGAAAAAACAAGGATACGGCTGGATTGATAATTGGCGGCAACATTTGCGGCAACCATTGAGCGAAGAATTGGCAGCTATTTTAGATAAGTTGCTGCAAACAGATTACCGGGAGCGTTATCAATCGGCTGAGGCAGTTTTACAAGATTAA
- a CDS encoding WD40 repeat domain-containing protein encodes MSLGLGGYGISQISNHLFAKTVAYQKLVLVNSLTGHTDWVSSLAISPDGQTLVSGSGDRSIKIWNLQTSGLKTTLSLHTDAVSSLAISPDGKTLVSGSKDGTIKIWNLENGSLKNTLTGHKDAVNSVAINPDGETLVSGSADKTIKIWNLQTGKLKNTLTGHTKSVWRVAFSPDGKTLVSGSYDNTIKIWNLQPPSLKATFTGHTDLIYSLAISPDGQTLVSGSADKTIKIWNLQTGELKNTFNWHKYGVTSVAISPDGETLVSGSFDNTIKIWNLQTGELKNTLAGHTDLVYAVAISADGQTLVSGSKDNTIKMWRVP; translated from the coding sequence TTGTCTTTGGGTTTAGGCGGATATGGAATTTCGCAAATTAGTAATCATCTTTTTGCCAAAACCGTGGCTTATCAGAAACTGGTGCTAGTTAATAGCCTCACTGGGCATACAGATTGGGTGAGTAGTCTTGCCATTAGTCCCGATGGACAAACTCTAGTAAGTGGCAGTGGAGACAGAAGCATCAAAATTTGGAATCTGCAAACCAGTGGCTTGAAAACTACCCTTTCATTGCATACGGATGCGGTGAGTTCTCTTGCTATTAGTCCAGATGGCAAGACTTTGGTAAGTGGCAGCAAAGACGGCACAATCAAGATTTGGAATCTAGAAAATGGTAGCTTGAAAAATACTCTCACTGGACACAAAGATGCGGTTAATTCTGTTGCTATTAACCCCGATGGAGAGACTTTAGTGAGTGGGAGTGCCGACAAGACTATCAAGATTTGGAATTTGCAAACAGGTAAACTAAAAAATACTCTCACTGGGCATACTAAATCGGTTTGGCGAGTAGCATTTAGTCCAGATGGCAAGACTTTGGTGAGTGGAAGTTACGATAATACAATCAAGATTTGGAATCTACAACCACCTTCTTTAAAAGCTACCTTCACTGGGCATACAGATTTAATTTATTCTCTCGCCATCTCCCCAGATGGACAAACCCTGGTGAGTGGGAGTGCTGACAAAACAATCAAAATTTGGAATCTACAAACGGGTGAGTTAAAAAATACCTTCAACTGGCATAAATATGGGGTGACTTCCGTCGCCATCAGCCCAGATGGAGAGACGCTAGTGAGTGGGAGTTTTGATAACACAATTAAAATTTGGAATTTGCAAACGGGTGAGTTAAAAAATACCCTCGCCGGGCATACAGATTTAGTTTATGCCGTTGCTATTAGTGCAGATGGACAGACTCTAGTGAGCGGCAGTAAGGATAATACTATTAAAATGTGGCGTGTGCCATAG
- a CDS encoding type II toxin-antitoxin system RelE/ParE family toxin has product MTIVTQSDRIVIVSFKSEETKLIFDGFISSQYPPNIQKTALRKLLIIDAAISINDLRVPPGNRLEKLLGNRKGQYSIRINEQWRICFMWTDENNASEVEIVDYH; this is encoded by the coding sequence TTGACGATAGTAACGCAAAGCGATAGGATTGTGATTGTTAGTTTTAAATCTGAAGAGACAAAGCTTATCTTTGACGGCTTTATATCTTCTCAGTATCCGCCCAATATCCAAAAAACTGCTTTACGAAAATTGCTTATTATTGACGCTGCAATATCAATTAACGATTTACGCGTTCCACCTGGTAATCGTTTAGAAAAGCTACTTGGCAATAGGAAAGGACAGTACAGTATTCGTATTAACGAGCAATGGCGAATCTGCTTTATGTGGACGGATGAGAACAATGCTTCGGAAGTTGAAATAGTAGATTATCACTGA
- a CDS encoding HigA family addiction module antitoxin: MNNNRLPNIYPGEILQLEFLEPLNITPYRLSKDIGVTQTRISEILSGKRTITADTALRLSRYFGNSAQFWLNLQTQYDIRQALEENAEVYNQIPTLSFNDVT; encoded by the coding sequence ATGAACAACAACCGTCTGCCAAATATCTACCCTGGAGAAATCCTACAACTAGAATTTTTAGAGCCACTAAATATCACCCCTTATCGATTAAGCAAAGATATAGGTGTAACTCAGACAAGAATTAGTGAAATTTTATCTGGAAAACGTACTATTACAGCAGATACAGCTTTGCGTTTATCTCGCTATTTTGGTAACAGCGCTCAGTTTTGGTTAAATTTACAAACGCAATACGATATACGTCAGGCTCTTGAAGAAAATGCAGAAGTTTATAATCAAATACCTACACTTTCATTTAATGATGTAACCTAA
- a CDS encoding HIT family protein, with protein sequence MKQQKNQFSHLTAIERNYLSFPAQLLLNQNLLQGKILDFGCGFGNDVKILRQKGCDITGYDPYYFPEYPQNKFDTIICFYVLNVLFSEGQSNVLMEISHLLKPGGKAYYAVRRDIKKEGFREHYVHKKPTYQCIVKLPFPSICLDEHREVYEYVHYNHQRNYSNYCIFCNPRKNLKLLTESATAYAIFDGYPISKGHILVIPKRHVSNYFELPFKEQSACWLMVNKVQEILKAEFQPDGFNVGMNINREAGQNIMHASIHIIPRYKGDTFSTKSGIRNVIPKKQ encoded by the coding sequence ATGAAACAGCAAAAAAATCAATTCAGCCATCTTACTGCGATCGAAAGAAATTATCTATCATTTCCAGCACAGCTTTTATTAAATCAAAACCTTTTACAAGGCAAAATACTAGATTTTGGTTGTGGCTTTGGTAATGATGTTAAAATACTGCGCCAAAAAGGTTGTGATATTACAGGCTATGACCCTTATTATTTTCCAGAATATCCTCAGAATAAATTCGATACAATAATTTGCTTTTATGTTTTAAATGTTTTATTTTCTGAAGGGCAATCTAATGTCCTTATGGAAATATCACACTTATTAAAACCAGGAGGTAAAGCTTATTACGCTGTGAGAAGGGATATCAAAAAAGAAGGTTTTAGAGAGCATTATGTCCATAAAAAACCAACATATCAATGTATTGTCAAACTTCCCTTTCCTTCAATTTGCTTAGATGAGCATCGGGAAGTATATGAGTATGTTCACTATAATCATCAGCGAAATTACTCTAATTATTGTATATTCTGTAATCCTCGAAAAAATCTAAAACTCTTAACTGAATCAGCAACTGCTTACGCTATCTTTGACGGCTATCCAATAAGTAAAGGGCATATTTTAGTTATTCCTAAACGTCATGTTAGCAATTATTTTGAACTACCATTTAAAGAGCAATCTGCTTGCTGGCTTATGGTGAACAAAGTACAGGAAATTCTCAAAGCAGAATTTCAACCTGATGGCTTTAATGTAGGAATGAATATCAATCGAGAAGCAGGCCAAAATATTATGCACGCCAGTATTCATATCATCCCTCGTTACAAAGGTGATACTTTCTCTACTAAAAGTGGAATCAGGAACGTTATTCCTAAAAAGCAATAG
- the serA gene encoding phosphoglycerate dehydrogenase, protein MSKVLVSDSIDQAGIDILSQVATVDVKLGLKPAELIEIIGEYDALMIRSSTRVTQEIIEAGTQLKIIGRAGVGVDNVDVPAATRRGIVVVNSPEGNTIAAAEHALAMILALSRHIPDANASVKRGAWDRNSFVGAEVYKKTLGVVGLGKIGSHVAAVAKTMGMKLLAYDPFISTDRAEQLGCQLVELDLLFQQADYITLHIPKTPETTHLINATTLAKMKPTARIVNCARGGIIDEVALAAALKAGKIGGAALDVFESEPLGESELRSLGKEVILTPHLGASTAEAQVNVAIDVAEQIRDVLLGLPARSAVNIPGLGPDVLEELKPYMQLAETLGNLVGQLAGGRVEVLNIRLQGELATNKSQPLVVAALKGLLYQALRERVNYVNASIEAKERGIRVIETRDASIRDYAGTLHLEATGTLGTHSVTGALLGEREIHLTDVDGFPINVPPSKYMLFTLHRDMPGIIGKLGSLLGSFNVNIASMQVGRKIVRGDAVMALSIDDPLPEGILNEIIKVPGIRDAYTVTL, encoded by the coding sequence ATGTCGAAGGTTCTTGTCTCAGATTCTATTGACCAAGCTGGAATTGACATTCTTTCGCAAGTTGCTACCGTTGATGTCAAACTAGGTCTAAAACCAGCAGAACTGATCGAAATTATTGGTGAGTATGACGCGCTGATGATTCGCTCTAGTACGCGCGTCACTCAAGAAATCATTGAAGCTGGCACTCAGCTAAAAATCATCGGTCGTGCTGGTGTGGGTGTGGATAATGTGGATGTTCCGGCTGCCACCCGCCGGGGAATTGTAGTAGTCAATTCTCCAGAGGGAAACACAATTGCCGCCGCCGAACATGCGCTAGCTATGATTTTGGCTTTGTCTCGCCACATCCCCGATGCTAACGCTTCGGTGAAACGCGGTGCGTGGGATCGCAATAGCTTTGTCGGCGCGGAAGTCTACAAAAAAACTCTCGGCGTTGTCGGTTTGGGTAAAATTGGCTCTCATGTTGCGGCTGTAGCTAAGACAATGGGGATGAAACTCCTAGCTTATGACCCTTTTATTTCTACAGACCGAGCTGAACAACTTGGGTGTCAGTTAGTTGAGCTAGATTTACTCTTCCAGCAAGCAGACTATATCACCCTACACATCCCGAAAACCCCAGAAACCACCCACTTAATCAATGCCACAACTTTGGCAAAGATGAAACCTACAGCCCGGATTGTCAACTGCGCTCGTGGTGGGATCATTGATGAAGTAGCTTTAGCAGCAGCTCTGAAAGCGGGTAAAATAGGCGGTGCAGCCTTAGATGTGTTCGAGTCAGAACCACTGGGTGAATCGGAATTGCGATCGCTAGGCAAGGAAGTTATCCTCACTCCCCACTTGGGAGCCTCTACGGCAGAAGCTCAAGTGAATGTGGCTATTGATGTTGCCGAACAAATTCGGGATGTACTTTTAGGATTACCAGCGCGTTCAGCCGTCAACATTCCCGGACTCGGCCCGGATGTATTGGAAGAACTCAAACCTTATATGCAACTAGCAGAAACTCTAGGTAATCTAGTAGGACAGCTAGCTGGCGGACGGGTGGAAGTACTCAATATTCGACTGCAAGGGGAACTAGCAACCAACAAAAGTCAGCCTTTGGTGGTAGCTGCCCTCAAAGGTTTACTTTACCAAGCTTTGCGGGAACGGGTAAATTACGTAAATGCCAGCATAGAAGCTAAAGAACGCGGAATTAGGGTGATTGAAACCCGCGATGCTTCGATTCGAGACTATGCGGGAACGCTTCATCTAGAAGCCACGGGTACTTTAGGTACTCATTCTGTCACCGGCGCTTTGTTGGGTGAACGGGAAATCCATTTAACTGATGTTGACGGTTTCCCGATTAACGTCCCACCAAGCAAATATATGCTGTTTACCCTGCACCGCGATATGCCAGGGATTATCGGCAAACTCGGTTCCCTACTCGGCAGTTTTAATGTAAATATTGCCAGTATGCAAGTAGGTCGTAAAATCGTCCGTGGTGATGCCGTAATGGCTCTGAGTATAGATGACCCATTACCAGAGGGCATTTTGAATGAAATTATAAAAGTCCCTGGTATTCGAGACGCGTATACAGTAACACTATGA
- the prmA gene encoding 50S ribosomal protein L11 methyltransferase has product MANTWWELQILCEPDLEDSIFWRLEDFGCRGTASENKGNSSLVRAYLSTIQTQLLDLAALSLWLRQDALCVGLSSPSLQWELIDEEDWATSWKQYWHPQEIGDRFLINPAWLPLPETTERLVIRLDPGVAFGTGNHATTQLCLESLEMRLSGVPQSFVGASGKHEHLVIADIGCGSGILSIGALLLGAEKVYAVDNDPLAVQSTISNGALNDISPERLLPALGSVDILTKLLEKPVDGIVCNILAHVIIELVPEMSAIAKPETWAIFSGILLEQSKAVADALEENGWVVATLWKRKEWCCLNVRRS; this is encoded by the coding sequence ATGGCAAATACTTGGTGGGAATTACAAATTTTATGTGAGCCAGACCTAGAAGATTCGATCTTTTGGCGACTGGAAGATTTTGGCTGTCGGGGAACAGCTAGTGAAAACAAAGGAAATTCATCTTTAGTCAGGGCTTATTTATCGACAATTCAAACGCAACTGCTAGATTTAGCAGCGCTATCGCTGTGGCTGCGTCAAGATGCTCTCTGTGTAGGACTTTCATCTCCCTCACTGCAATGGGAGTTAATTGATGAGGAAGATTGGGCGACTAGCTGGAAACAATATTGGCATCCGCAGGAAATAGGCGATCGCTTCCTAATTAACCCCGCTTGGCTACCATTACCAGAAACAACCGAACGGTTAGTGATTCGTCTTGATCCTGGTGTAGCATTTGGTACGGGCAACCATGCTACCACTCAGCTATGTTTGGAATCTCTGGAAATGCGTCTAAGTGGAGTTCCTCAATCATTTGTGGGTGCTAGTGGCAAACATGAACATCTGGTAATTGCGGATATTGGCTGTGGTTCTGGTATCCTTTCCATTGGGGCGCTGCTACTAGGAGCAGAGAAAGTCTATGCAGTAGATAATGACCCTTTGGCGGTGCAATCAACTATTAGTAATGGTGCGCTGAACGACATTAGTCCAGAACGTTTGCTACCAGCACTGGGAAGTGTAGACATTTTGACAAAACTGCTTGAAAAACCAGTCGATGGTATCGTTTGCAATATTTTAGCTCATGTAATTATTGAATTGGTTCCAGAAATGAGTGCGATCGCTAAACCTGAGACTTGGGCGATCTTCAGTGGTATTTTACTAGAACAATCTAAAGCTGTTGCTGACGCTTTAGAAGAAAATGGTTGGGTGGTTGCTACCCTGTGGAAACGAAAAGAATGGTGTTGCTTGAATGTTCGGCGTTCTTAA
- a CDS encoding type II toxin-antitoxin system VapC family toxin: MIYLDTHVVAWLYAGLTDKLTDIAKTLINDNDVYISPMVRLELQYLYEIKRLKDKPDVIILNLSEQIGLKICNQNFNDIITTSLTITWTRDPFDRIITANALLNNNILLSKDENILNNYLYAKWRD; this comes from the coding sequence TTGATTTATCTTGATACTCATGTAGTAGCATGGCTCTATGCTGGCTTGACAGATAAATTAACTGATATTGCTAAAACTTTAATTAATGATAATGACGTTTATATTTCGCCAATGGTGAGATTAGAGTTACAGTATTTATATGAAATAAAACGTCTTAAAGATAAACCAGATGTGATTATTCTTAATCTGTCCGAGCAAATTGGTTTAAAGATATGTAACCAAAACTTTAATGATATTATCACTACTAGCTTAACTATTACTTGGACTCGCGATCCTTTTGATCGGATTATTACGGCCAATGCTCTGTTAAATAATAATATATTACTAAGCAAAGATGAAAATATTCTGAATAACTATCTGTATGCAAAATGGCGTGATTAA
- a CDS encoding type II toxin-antitoxin system Phd/YefM family antitoxin, producing MKKVTLTELSNNIERLLDEVLETGIPLEINKNGKLLKIVPLEKKDKLQNLTFKSDAIQGNPDDLVNISWEQEINIDLS from the coding sequence ATGAAAAAGGTGACACTAACGGAATTAAGTAATAACATTGAGCGTCTACTAGATGAGGTACTAGAAACAGGTATTCCACTAGAAATTAACAAAAATGGCAAGTTATTAAAAATAGTTCCTCTAGAAAAAAAAGATAAGCTTCAAAATTTGACATTCAAATCTGATGCTATACAAGGAAATCCAGATGATTTAGTTAATATCAGTTGGGAACAGGAGATTAATATTGATTTATCTTGA